The Thermodesulfovibrionales bacterium genome window below encodes:
- a CDS encoding replication-associated recombination protein A, with protein MSQPLAFRMSPRNLEEYFGQEHILGEGKLLRRAIDSDRITSLILYGPPGTGKTAIARIIAAKTDARFEWLNAATAGLDDLRKVIQNARAQKGRGIRTILFLDEIHRFNKLQQDALLPDVEEGNITLIAATVENPFFYVNSALLSRSQIFELKPLAEEAISEILRRALRDSERGLGNLKMAVDEDALRHIAKMSDGDARKALSALEIAALTTSPDEKGIIRITMEIAEESIQKKMVVYDKKGDQHYDTVSAFIKSMRGSDADAAIYYLAKMLYAGEDPRFIARRIVICASEDVGMADPMALLVATATLRAVEFIGMPEARIPLAQATVYICTAPKSNASYRAIETALEDIKHEQTMEVPDHLKDSHYPGAKKLGHGERYKYPHDYGGHVEQEYLRGKKTYYTPEKNVKAK; from the coding sequence AACCTCGAAGAGTATTTCGGACAGGAGCATATCCTCGGTGAGGGGAAACTTCTCAGGAGGGCGATCGATTCCGACAGGATAACCTCCTTGATTCTCTACGGTCCGCCGGGCACGGGAAAGACCGCTATAGCGAGAATTATCGCGGCAAAGACAGATGCCCGCTTCGAATGGCTCAATGCCGCAACGGCGGGTCTCGACGACCTCAGAAAAGTCATTCAGAACGCGCGGGCGCAGAAGGGGAGAGGGATCCGCACCATCCTCTTTCTGGATGAAATTCACAGGTTCAACAAACTCCAGCAGGACGCCCTTCTGCCCGACGTCGAAGAAGGCAACATCACCCTGATAGCGGCGACCGTAGAAAACCCCTTCTTCTATGTGAACAGCGCGCTCCTTTCGAGGAGCCAGATATTCGAGTTGAAACCGCTCGCAGAGGAGGCTATCTCGGAAATTCTCCGCCGCGCCCTTCGGGACAGCGAGCGGGGTCTCGGCAATCTCAAGATGGCCGTAGACGAAGACGCCTTGAGGCATATCGCGAAGATGTCCGATGGAGACGCAAGGAAGGCGCTGTCGGCGCTCGAGATCGCAGCCCTCACGACCTCTCCTGATGAAAAAGGGATCATCCGAATAACAATGGAGATCGCGGAAGAATCGATTCAGAAGAAGATGGTTGTGTATGACAAGAAAGGGGATCAGCATTACGATACCGTTTCTGCCTTTATCAAGAGCATGCGTGGGTCGGACGCCGACGCTGCGATTTACTACCTCGCGAAGATGCTCTATGCCGGAGAGGACCCGCGATTTATCGCGCGCCGGATCGTGATATGCGCCTCCGAAGATGTCGGGATGGCAGACCCTATGGCCCTCCTCGTCGCCACAGCAACGCTCCGGGCAGTGGAGTTCATCGGCATGCCCGAGGCGAGGATCCCCCTAGCACAGGCAACGGTCTATATCTGCACCGCACCCAAAAGCAATGCGTCGTACCGTGCAATTGAGACGGCGCTGGAAGACATAAAACATGAGCAGACCATGGAGGTTCCCGACCATCTGAAGGACAGCCACTATCCAGGCGCCAAGAAATTGGGGCATGGTGAGAGATATAAATATCCCCATGATTACGGCGGTCACGTTGAACAGGAATACCTGCGGGGGAAGAAAACCTATTACACACCAGAGAAAAACGTGAAGGCAAAATGA